The following DNA comes from Methanophagales archaeon.
AATTGGCTTCATCATGGAGAAATAGGGACTGCAAGGATGGGAAGAATACAATCAACGAGTGGCAAAGTAATCTGCCGAACAATTTAAAGCAATGGGAAAAGATGACCCTATGGGTTTTGCGATGACCCAGGCGATAACATGCAAAAATGTCTTTGGTAGCAATGTGGATGTTGTGCCAAATGAGGATGGAAGTGTTACTTTGGAGATTAAGGAATGCAACAATCTAAAGGTAGCCTTGGAATTTGCAGAGAAAAGAGCTTCGATAACGAAGAATCAACATTGTGGTGGGTGCAAAAATGGTTATTTTAAGCCCGTTGCCAAGAATTTAAGAGTGGATTTGGCAGCGGAATTTACAGACAAAGGATGCAAAATGACTATTAGAAAATGAACTCAGTGATTGTCTGGATGTGTGGCGGGCTTGAGCAACTCTGCGGTGCTTCGCACCTTGCCCATCGGGGTCACTTAACAGGAGGGTATGTGGCTTCGCCTTCACCTTCGGCTACGCCCAAATTTCGCCTTACAGCGGAACTTCACATATTCCACAAAACGTTGTCCGAAATCGCCCGAAGCCCCTTTGTGGAAAATATTAATATTGTGGAATTGTATAGGGTGAAATGATGAACAACTGGGTGAAAATAGTAATAGGTGATAGTCGAAAAATGATAGAAGTTGATGATAATAGCATAGATCTTGTTGTTACGTCTCCTCCTTACTGGCATATTAAAGATTACGGAGTTGAAGGACAGATTGGTTATGGACAAAGTCTACATGAATATTTAAAAGATTTATATAGAGTCTGGAAGGAATGCTACAGAATTCTTAAACCGGGACGGAGATTTGTAATAAACATAGGCGATCAATTCGCCCGTTCTATAATTTACGGCAGATATAAAATTATACCACTGCATGCTGAGTTTATAGCTCAATGCGAGGACATAGGCTTTGATTATATGGGATCAGTAATCTGGCAGAAGAAAACCACAATGAACACT
Coding sequences within:
- a CDS encoding site-specific DNA-methyltransferase; the encoded protein is MIEVDDNSIDLVVTSPPYWHIKDYGVEGQIGYGQSLHEYLKDLYRVWKECYRILKPGRRFVINIGDQFARSIIYGRYKIIPLHAEFIAQCEDIGFDYMGSVIWQKKTTMNT